The following are encoded together in the Glycine max cultivar Williams 82 chromosome 8, Glycine_max_v4.0, whole genome shotgun sequence genome:
- the LOC100777866 gene encoding putative F-box/FBD/LRR-repeat protein At1g78840: MGNMSCSFNQTDSVECCEAEIQKADSQESGPPLKKSKTEILASQNVDNCEMEESEDRLSDMPDCIIHHILSFMETKDAIQTCVLSKRWRYLWASVPCLNFSSKSFMRLVDFKKFVLWVLNHRDSSHVKLLVYYRFGVDYATDQGLLNKVIEYAASHGVEEIKINLRAKTAGRTSGSPPVEIPFSLFTCQSLKKLELKDCHPTNGSSSLLGCKSLDILHLEQFSMHPVAADFSNPFASLAELFGFTTLTTLHLNNFILCYTGTDCLDPFANCVHLKNLHLSEMSFKSDLNPKDFVISAPKLSNLNLMCNRFKCKIVVAAPQLSNFIYLYSTPCAFFEFRLPSMDGLVIDIHEPHDRLEKCRRRKKEETLHGLINMLQGHHNAEAVKLSFCTVKVTCGASALVKPACLPSTKLKSLNFGVGSTYKIFINNLDHITAYFRNCSQHADFEIVTV; the protein is encoded by the exons ATGGGAAACATGAGTTGCAGCTTCAACCAGACTGATTCAGTTGAGTGCTGTGAAGCTGAAATTCAGAAGGCTGATTCTCAGGAATCTGGTCCTCCCTTGAAGAAGTCAAAAACTGAAATTTTGGCCTCTCAAAATGTAGATAACTGTGAAATGGAGGAAAGTGAGGATAGACTTAGTGACATGCCGGATTGTATTATCCATCATATCTTGTCATTTATGGAAACAAAGGATGCAATTCAAACTTGTGTTTTATCGAAGCGGTGGAGGTACCTTTGGGCTTCAGTTCCCTGCCTGAATTTCAGCAGCAAATCATTCATGCGATTGGTTGACTTTAAGAAGTTTGTGCTGTGGGTCCTAAACCATCGCGATTCTTCTCATGTCAAACTTCTTGTTTACTACCGTTTTGGGGTAGATTATGCGACAGATCAAGGTCTATTGAATAAGGTTATTGAATATGCAGCATCACATGGGGTGgaagaaatcaaaatcaatctCCGGGCAAAAACTGCTGGCAGAACCTCTGGCAGTCCACCAGTTgaaattcctttttctttatttacttGCCAATCTTTGAAAAAGCTCGAGTTAAAAGATTGCCATCCTACGAATGGGTCATCATCCCTTTTAGGTTGCAAATCATTGGACATTTTGCATCTGGAACAGTTTTCAATGCATCCTGTTGCAGCTGACTTTTCAAATCCATTTGCAAGTTTGGCAGAACTATTTGGTTTTACAACTTTGACAACTCTGCATCTAAATAACTTCATTCTGTGTTATACAGGAACTGACTGTCTGGATCCATTTGCTAATTGTGTCCATTTGAAGAATTTGCACCTAAGTGAAATGTCCTTTAAGTCAGATTTGAACCCTAAGGATTTTGTGATATCTGCTCCTAAACTTAGTAACTTGAATCTGATGTGCAACCGCTTTAAATGCAAGATTGTAGTTGCTGCACCACAGCTTTCCAATTTCATTTACTTGTATTCTACACCTTGTGCCTTTTTTGAGTTTCGGCTTCCTTCTATGGATGGCTTGGTCATTGATATACATGAACCACATGATCGATTGGAAAAATGTCGTCGAAGGAAAAAAGAGGAGACTTTACATGGTTTGATCAATATGTTACAGGGACATCATAATGCAGAAGCTGTTAAACTATCCTTCTGTACAGTTAAG gttacTTGTGGAGCGTCAGCCCTTGTGAAGCCAGCATGTTTGCCTTCTACTAAATTGAAGTCATTGAACTTTGGAGTTGGATCAACATATAAAATCTTCATCAACAACCTTGACCATATAACAGCCTACTTCCGCAATTGTTCTCAGCATGCAGACTTTGAGATTGTGACTGTTTAG
- the LOC100778396 gene encoding putative hydrolase C777.06c isoform X2, giving the protein MVVASIRLLPSPFLSFAPRFSPYSYSWRCRPSSTIPFSSIHSTSTKGDGGVVEFGGDQTELIFLGTGTSEGVPRVSCLTNPLHKCEVCSKAAQPGNKNRRLNTSILIRHPGSSGTHNNILIDAGKFFYHSALRWFPAFGIRTIDAVIITHSHADAIGGLDDLRDWTNNVQPHIPIYVAKRDFEVMTKTHYYLVDTSVILPGAQVSELQFNIVSEEPFFVHGLKFTPLPVWHGQNYRSLGFRFGNICYISDVSDIPEETYPLLKDCEILILDALRPDCSTSTHFGLQRALDEVRKIQPKRTLFTGMMHLMDHEEVNDSLAKLLESEGLDAQLSYDGLRIPIRL; this is encoded by the exons ATGGTGGTTGCATCCATtcgtcttcttccttctccattcctctCTTTCGCGCCTCGTTTCTCTCCATATTCATATTCATGGCGCTGCCGTCCCTCTTCCACCATTCCCTTTTCTTCCATCCACTCCA CTTCTACTAAGGGAGATGGTGGAGTAGTGGAATTTGGTGGTGATCAAACAGAGCTTATATTTTTGGGGACTGGAACCAGTGAAGGGGTTCCACGTGTCAGCTGCTTGACTAATCCTTTACACAAATGTGAG GTGTGTTCAAAAGCTGCTCAACCGGGTAATAAGAATAGGAGACTTAACACAAGCATCCTCATTCGTCACCCCGGTTCCTCAGGAACACACAATAATATTCTTATAGATGCTGGAAA ATTTTTCTATCACAGTGCTCTCCGGTGGTTTCCTGCTTTTGG GATAAGAACAATTGATGCGGTCATTATTACTCATTCACATGCTGATGCAATCGGAG GTCTTGATGATCTTAGAGATTGGACAAACAATGTTCAGCCTCATATTCCAATATATGTAGCCAAGCGTGACTTTGAG GTGATGACAAAGACCCATTATTATTTAGTAGATACTAGTGTTATCTTACCTGGTGCCCAAGTCTCAGAGTTGCAATTCAATATCGTATCAGAAGAACCATTTTTTGTACATGGACTGAAG TTCACCCCATTACCAGTGTGGCACGGCCAGAATTATCGGTCCCTTGGTTTTCGTTTTGGTAATATATGTTACATTAG TGATGTCAGCGACATTCCTGAAGAAACATATCCACTTCTGAAGGACTGTGAAATTCTAATCCTG GATGCTTTGAGGCCTGATTGCTCTACTTCTACACATTTTGGACTTCAAAGG GCCTTGGACGAAGTGCGAAAAATTCAACCCAAAAGAACACTTTTTACCG GTATGATGCATCTGATGGATCATGAAGAAGTGAATGACTCCCTTGCGAAGCTATTGGAGTCTGAAGGCCTTGATGCACAACTGAGCTATGACGGGCTTCGTATACCAATTAGACTCTAG
- the LOC100778396 gene encoding putative hydrolase C777.06c isoform X1, which produces MVVASIRLLPSPFLSFAPRFSPYSYSWRCRPSSTIPFSSIHSKASTKGDGGVVEFGGDQTELIFLGTGTSEGVPRVSCLTNPLHKCEVCSKAAQPGNKNRRLNTSILIRHPGSSGTHNNILIDAGKFFYHSALRWFPAFGIRTIDAVIITHSHADAIGGLDDLRDWTNNVQPHIPIYVAKRDFEVMTKTHYYLVDTSVILPGAQVSELQFNIVSEEPFFVHGLKFTPLPVWHGQNYRSLGFRFGNICYISDVSDIPEETYPLLKDCEILILDALRPDCSTSTHFGLQRALDEVRKIQPKRTLFTGMMHLMDHEEVNDSLAKLLESEGLDAQLSYDGLRIPIRL; this is translated from the exons ATGGTGGTTGCATCCATtcgtcttcttccttctccattcctctCTTTCGCGCCTCGTTTCTCTCCATATTCATATTCATGGCGCTGCCGTCCCTCTTCCACCATTCCCTTTTCTTCCATCCACTCCA AAGCTTCTACTAAGGGAGATGGTGGAGTAGTGGAATTTGGTGGTGATCAAACAGAGCTTATATTTTTGGGGACTGGAACCAGTGAAGGGGTTCCACGTGTCAGCTGCTTGACTAATCCTTTACACAAATGTGAG GTGTGTTCAAAAGCTGCTCAACCGGGTAATAAGAATAGGAGACTTAACACAAGCATCCTCATTCGTCACCCCGGTTCCTCAGGAACACACAATAATATTCTTATAGATGCTGGAAA ATTTTTCTATCACAGTGCTCTCCGGTGGTTTCCTGCTTTTGG GATAAGAACAATTGATGCGGTCATTATTACTCATTCACATGCTGATGCAATCGGAG GTCTTGATGATCTTAGAGATTGGACAAACAATGTTCAGCCTCATATTCCAATATATGTAGCCAAGCGTGACTTTGAG GTGATGACAAAGACCCATTATTATTTAGTAGATACTAGTGTTATCTTACCTGGTGCCCAAGTCTCAGAGTTGCAATTCAATATCGTATCAGAAGAACCATTTTTTGTACATGGACTGAAG TTCACCCCATTACCAGTGTGGCACGGCCAGAATTATCGGTCCCTTGGTTTTCGTTTTGGTAATATATGTTACATTAG TGATGTCAGCGACATTCCTGAAGAAACATATCCACTTCTGAAGGACTGTGAAATTCTAATCCTG GATGCTTTGAGGCCTGATTGCTCTACTTCTACACATTTTGGACTTCAAAGG GCCTTGGACGAAGTGCGAAAAATTCAACCCAAAAGAACACTTTTTACCG GTATGATGCATCTGATGGATCATGAAGAAGTGAATGACTCCCTTGCGAAGCTATTGGAGTCTGAAGGCCTTGATGCACAACTGAGCTATGACGGGCTTCGTATACCAATTAGACTCTAG
- the LOC100808344 gene encoding protein indeterminate-domain 7 produces MEMKGFMFHHQQQQQVVVEENMSNLTSASGEASAASSGNRTEIGTSYMAPPPSQTQQSKKKRNLPGNPDPDAEVIALSPKSLLATNRFICEICNKGFQRDQNLQLHRRGHNLPWKLKQRTSKEVRKKVYVCPEPSCVHHDPSRALGDLTGIKKHFCRKHGEKKWKCDKCSKKYAVQSDWKAHSKTCGTREYRCDCGTLFSRRDSFITHRAFCDALAEESARAITNPLLPPQQQQQQPSSSSHHQMSTLQTQFNPQNNLHAFPLKKEQQSFNVRTEMPPWLGPPAATVVVDHHHHHLSSSSSSIMFSPPHQENPNPNPSLGPTLAAYKTVANPPHMSATALLQKAAQMGATMSRSGSSPAMTGPHHHAHVSYSADSASAHFGLNLSSREDTTTSTTTTTTTKTATVFSHGLLSSPLGNKAGAAVSSSAPSLLHDVINSFSVSPSAFEGTPFEDAFIQSSKKLDDDDHHNLYLHDTFSKTSSSTGAAGNINEGLTRDFLGLRPLSHTDILTIAGIGNCIHDHQNQSQKPWQG; encoded by the exons atggagatGAAGGGTTTTATGTTCCACCACCAACAGCAGCAACAAGTAGTAGTGGAGGAAAACATGTCAAATTTGACTTCTGCATCTGGTGAAGCTAGTGCTGCTTCCTCAGGTAACAGAACTGAAATTGGAACCAGTTACATGGCTCCACCACCATCTCAGACTcaacaatcaaagaaaaagagaaacctCCCTGGCAACCcag ACCCTGATGCTGAGGTAATAGCCTTGTCCCCCAAGAGTCTTCTTGCCACAAACAGGTTCATTTGTGAGATCTGTAACAAAGGATTTCAAAGAGATCAGAACCTTCAGCTTCACAGAAGAGGGCACAATTTGCCATGGAAACTGAAGCAGAGAACAAGCAAAGAGGTGAGGAAGAAGGTGTATGTGTGTCCAGAGCCAAGTTGTGTACATCATGACCCATCAAGGGCCCTGGGGGACCTAACTGGGATCAAGAAGCACTTCTGCAGAAAGCACGGTGAGAAGAAGTGGAAATGTGACAAGTGCTCCAAGAAGTATGCAGTTCAATCAGATTGGAAAGCTCACTCCAAAACCTGTGGCACTAGGGAGTACAGATGTGACTGTGGAACCCTCTTCTCAAG GAGGGACAGTTTCATAACCCACAGAGCTTTCTGTGATGCATTAGCAGAGGAGAGTGCAAGAGCCATCACAAACCCACTTCTTCccccacaacaacaacaacaacaaccttcttcttcctctcacCACCAAATGAGTACTCTCCAAACCCAATTCAACCCTCAAAATAACCTCCATGCCTTCCCATTGAAAAAAGAGCAGCAAAGTTTCAATGTTAGGACAGAAATGCCCCCTTGGCTTGGCCCACCAGCTGCAACAGTAGTTGTTGatcatcaccatcatcatctCTCCTCATCATCCTCATCCATAATGTTCTCTCCTCCTCACCAAGAAAACCCTAATCCTAACCCTAGCCTTGGTCCCACTCTTGCTGCCTACAAAACAGTCGCTAACCCCCCACACATGTCAGCCACAGCATTGCTGCAGAAAGCAGCTCAGATGGGTGCAACCATGAGCAGAAGTGGTTCCTCACCAGCCATGACTGGGCCCCACCATCATGCTCACGTGTCCTATTCTGCTGATTCTGCCAGTGCTCATTTTGGGTTGAACTTGTCCTCACGTGAAGACACCACcacctcaacaacaacaacaacaactactaAAACTGCTACAGTGTTCAGCCATGGCTTATTATCATCACCATTGGGGAATAAAGCTGGTGCTGCTGTGTCTTCTTCTGCACCATCCCTTCTTCATGATGTTATCAACTCTTTCTCAGTTTCTCCTTCTGCCTTTGAGGGAACCCCTTTTGAGGATGCATTCATTCAGAGCTCAAAGAAACTCGATGATGATGATCATCATAACTTGTATTTGCATGACACATTCTCAAAAACAAGTAGTAGTACTGGTGCAGCTGGAAATATTAACGAAGGGTTGACTAGAGATTTCTTGGGTCTTAGGCCCCTCTCTCATACTGATATTCTCACCATTGCCGGCATTGGAAATTGCATCCATGATCACCAAAATCAGTCTCAAAAGCCATGGCAAGGTTAG
- the LOC100305737 gene encoding mediator complex component MED9-like produces MDHYGSSGGSWTMIPTHNSQSQSNQDPNLFLQQQQQFLQSQPFQQALAPQSPFQQQQQQRLLQQQQQQQQPQNLHQSLASHYHLLHLVENLAEVIEHGTPDQPSDALINESSNHFEKCLQLLNSISGSISTKAMTVEGQKKKLEESEQLLNQRRDLIGNYRKSVEDLVRSEPVENVVL; encoded by the exons ATGGATCACTATGGTTCTTCTGGAGGAAGCTGGACAATGATCCCAACCCACAATTCCCAATCCCAATCGAACCAGGACCCTAACCTCTTtctgcaacaacaacaacagtttCTCCAGTCACAACCTTTTCAGCAAGCACTAGCGCCTCAATCTCCATTtcaacagcagcagcagcagcgtCTTCTacagcaacagcaacaacaacaacagccgcAGAACCTTCACCAGTCACTGGCCTCTCACTACCATCTCTTACAC TTGGTGGAGAATTTGGCTGAGGTTATCGAACATGGAACCCCGGATCAGCCGTCTGATGCATTG ATCAATGAATCGAGCAACCACTTTGAGAAGTGCCTGCAGCTGCTAAACTCAATCTCTGGCTCCATTAGCACCAAGGCTATG ACAGTTGAGGGACAGAAGAAGAAGCTAGAGGAAAGTGAGCAATTGCTAAATCAGCGAAG AGACTTGATTGGCAATTACAGAAAATCTGTGGAGGATCTTGTTAGGTCTGAGCCAGTAGAGAATGTTGTGCTTTAG